The nucleotide window CTTAGAGAGATGTTATTTGCTTTAAAGATATTAAAACATGCAGGAAAGTTTGTGATCTTTTTAAATCTACTACACGATGGTAAGTTTATGGATTCCATTGAGTTTTCTGATTTTGATTCCATTGAATCAGAAGTCATCCGTGGGTTTGGAAAAGGGAACAACAAACTACTAGCTTTACATTATGATAATTCCTTTCTTCCCTTTGGAGAAGAAAGTATCTACGATTCCATGATGACAAATTACAAAGCTCCGGAAATCAAAAAAGACTAACCCTTTAGTTGGATAAAATCCCTTGCACGATTAGCTTTTTCTTTGGCTTCTTCAATTGTTTTTCCCAAAGCCAAACTAACGCCCATTCGGCGCTTTCCGTCAATTTCTGGTTTCCCAAAAATTCTGATGTCCACCCCTCTTAATTTTAACGCGTCTGCAAGACCAGTGTAGACTGGTGCTTTGGTTTTTCCTTCCAAAAGGATGGCGGAACTGGCAGCGGGAGTGTTAAAAATCAGTTCAGGGATGGGTAGACCAAGAAGAGCTCTGGCATGCAGGGAAAATTCAGAAATATTTTGAGAGATGAGAGTCACAAGACCTGTGTCATGCGGTCGTGGTGATACTTCGCTAAAGTATACTTCGTCTCCTTTGACAAAGAGTTCGACTCCAAAAATTCCCATTCCTCCTAGGCCAGTAGTGACGGTTTCTGCAATCTTTTGTGCAGCAAGAAGGGCCTTATCCGTCATGGGTTGGGGCATCCAAGACTCCACATAATCCCCGTTCACCTGTCTATGCCCAATGGGTGGTAAAAAGCTCGTCCCACCTATGTGGCGTATGGTGAGAAGTGTGATCTCAAAATCGAATGGTACAAACTCTTCGATGATCATTTTTCCTTTGCCAGTCCTTCCCCCGGTTTGGCCATACTCCCAAGCTTTCAAAATATCAGATTCGGTTCGTACAAGACTTTGTCCTTTTCCAGAAGAACTCATAATCGGTTTGACCACACAAGGAAATCCAATCTCTCGAACTGCTTTTTGGAAACCCTCTTCGGTATCTGCAAACATATATTTGGAAGTTTTTAAACCGAGGTCTTTGGAAGCGAAGTTTCGAATCCCCTCTCGGTTCATGGTTAAGTTCACTGCTTTGGCAGAAGGGATGATCCGAAAACCTTCGGCTTCTAATCGAACTAAAGTTTCTGTATGGATGGCTTCAATTTCTGGAACAACAAAATCTGGCTTTAACTCTCGTATGGTGGCTTCCAATTCTTTTGGATCGAGCATATTGATTACTCGAGATTCCTGTGCCACAAGCATAGCCGGTGCATTCGGATAACGGTCTACGGCTATGACATGAACCCCGAGACGGTTTGCTTCGATAGCAACCTCTTTGCCAAGTTCTCCTGATCCGAGGAGTAAAAGTTTTGTAGCAGTAGGGGTAAAGGCTGTTCCGATCATAATCACAAAGATTGGGAACAGGTCCAATCAGACAAACAGATTTGGGCACCCTCCTTAGAAATAAGATATTGGCATTACATTAGGTAACGTTTGCCCAGTTTGTCCCTTTGGTAGATATTGGCTCCCATTCGAATGAGGAGATCAGAAATCTCGCCAAGGCCATCAAAACTATTGGCAATATGCAAGGCAGTGACCCCACTTGGGTCGGCCACATTGGGATCGGCTGCAGAGTTAAGTAATACTTCGACTGCTTCCCCATTCCCAGACTCTGTTGCTTTATGTATGGGATACAAACCCATGTTATCTGGTTGGTTAGGATCCAATCCAAGGGATAATAATTTTTTTAAATAATAAATATCGGAGACTTCCGTAACAGCAAGGCCTAGGAGTAAGGGAGATTCTGATACCAAAACTTCCTTTAGATCTGGATCGGATAATAACAAATCAAACGATTCTTTGTCTTCTCTCGTGATCGCAGAACACAATGTGCGTAATCTAAGATTGAACTTTGTTTTACCAACGAAATCAATTATGTTTTGTATCATGTTCCTATCCTATCAATATCTGACGAATCATGATTGTAAAAATGGGACATTTTTTCATATTCTGCGAACCATTCATTGGGAATACTTCCAGAAATTCGTTTGAAATCGTGATTGAAATGGGACTGGTCAGAATAATTGAATTCCTGGGCCAAATCAGTAAAACGTAGGTCTGGATTGTTTTTTCGGTAATGTTCCGGATTTCGGACCATTTCCAGTAACCTGTGCACTGTTCTGTATTCAGAAGGGGCCATTCCCACGATCTCTTTGAATTTACGATCCAATTGTTTTCTAGAAATTCCTAATTTTTTACAAAGACTTTCGATGGAAGTGGCAGGACGTGTGAGCTCCAAAAGCGCAAACCGAATGTAGGCGGGAATCTCTCCAGGTTTTCCTGGATATTGTTTTAGAGAGTTGGTTAGAAATTCAGAAATCCCATCTTCAGAGAAAAGATTGGAACTTGAATTTACAGTTAACATAGATTTTTCTTTCAGTTTAGAAATTTCGTCTAATATATGTTTATTGTCTATTTCAGGAAATCGATTCTGTAATTCATCCCCTCGTTGGGAAAATAATGAATACATCCCTCCTACATAAAACCGGATCGCAAATAAAGAAATTTCAGATTCCGATAAAATCCTCCACCTTCTTGTTTGGGGACCCACAAGATGAAACTTGGGCAATCGAATCAATTGTCTGTCTTCTGTTTCTACAAGCGGTGGATTTTCTAAATGAAAAACCATCTCACACTCGTAAGATGGTAAAATCCAAGGAAGTTCACGAACATTCACTCCCTTCCAAACCCAGAATTCTTTTACAGAAGATTCTAAATAGGAAGGTGGTTTTAAAAAAGATATGTCCAAAAATTTACCATCTCTGATACTTTCGTTCTATTTCCAGCGACTCATACGAAGGGCATTAAAAACAACCGAGAGAGAACTGAATGCCATAGCAGCTCCACTCACCCAAGGAGCAAGTAAACCTGATGCCGCAATCGGAATTCCGAGTAAATTGTATCCAAGAGCCCAACCAAAGTTCTGCCGGATATTGATGACTGTATCTTTACCAATATGAATGAGATCCACAATTCTTTGAATGTCTCCATTCACAAGGACCACATCAGCAGTGTTAATGGCAACATCGGAACCTGTTCCCATGGCAATCCCCACATCCGCTGATGCAAGAGCCGGGGCATCGTTGATTCCATCTCCTACCATAGCAGAGTGCACTTTGTCCGTTTTTAAAGTGGCAATGATCTTGGCTTTGTCGTCAGGGAGAAGTCCTGAATACACTGCAGAAATCCCAACTAACCGAGCAATTTTTTCAGCCGAAGTTTGGTTGTCGCCTGTTAAGAGGACAGGTTCTACTCCGATCGATTTTAATTCTAAAATTGCTGTTTTTGCTTCTTTACGCAACCCGTCTTCAATGCGAAAAACTACTAGCCCATCAATTGTTCCTCGAATTCCAACAAAAACCAAACTCGATCCATCTTCTGTCCAAGGCCTAATTGATTCTTTAATGGATTCAGAAATCAAAAATCCATTTTCCTCAACAAATGTCTGTTTGCCGGCAATGAAAAATAACCCATTTTGTTCCGATTGGATTCCACCACCCGCAAAAGTTTTTGTCGAAACCATTTCAGAGCTAATTTGATAGAGGTTATTTTCTTTTCCATAACCAACAATGGCTTTGGCAAGTGGGTGGTCGGACGTTTCTTCCATCCTCACGATATCTCGTAAAACAATATCTAAATTTGTAGAATCCAATCCAGTATGTGTGATTTCAGTTACTTTTGGTTTTCCTTCGGTGAGTGTTCCCGTTTTATCAAAAGCAATCCAATTGATTTTGGAAACCGATTCCAATGCTTCGGCACTGCGAAAGAGGACACCTCTTTTGGCCGCACGCCCTGTCCCTACAAGTAATGAGATAGGTGTGGCAAGACCGAGGGCACAAGGACATGCAATCACGAGAATGGCAATACTTGTTTCTATCGCAGAACTAACCACACCCGGTGTGATCACGAAATACCAAACCAAAAAATCAATGATACTGATCCCTACGACAACGGGAACAAAATACGCAGAGATTTGGTCGGCAATCCTTTGGATCGGAGCTTTGGTACCGAGAGATTCTTCCTCAGAACGAATGATATGCGAAAGAGTGGTGTCATTTCCTACTTTGTTTGCTTTTACAACCAAAGATCCACTTCCGTTCACTGTCCCTCCGAGGATCGGATCCCCAGCTTTCTTTTCCACAGGCATACTTTCACCAGTTAACATGGATTCGTCGGCAAAACTTTCCCCTTCTGATACAATTCCATCCATGGGAAACCGTTCTCCCGCCTTTACCAAAACCAAATCACCAAGTTTCAAATATTCATTAGGGACTTCCGTCCAAACACCATTGGACTGAACCGTTGCAGTTTCTGGACGAAGTTTAAGAAGAGCATTGATCCCATCGCTACTTTTCCCTTTTGCATAATGTTCGATCCACTTACCCCCAAGAATAAAGGTGATAAGGACAGCGGAGGTTTCAAAATAAAGATCCTTTCCGAACACACTGTACCCATAGGCCGCACTTGTTCCAATGACAACAAGAACATCCATATTGGCAGATCCATTTCGTAATGCACGATAGGCAGATTGGTAAAAGGGAAATCCAATGATAAACTGGACAGGAAAGGCAATGGCCATTTGCACAAACCGATCCATAAGAAAATGTGGCATTGGCATAAAACTAAGGAAACTAAAATGAGTGACCATAGCGTAAAACAGTGGTAAGGAAAAAAATGCAGAGAGAAGGAAACGGACTTTTAAATTTCGAATTTGGTCCTTCTGTTTTTTTTCCGTTTCCGATTGTTTATTTGCATCATGGACAATTGCTGAATACCCAAGGGACTCCACCTTTTCTAAAAGGGAAGCTACCGTTACAGAATCGACACTACGCAAAAAAACTGATTCACGAGCAAAATTGACTCGAACATCCGTAACTCCCTCCATTTTAGAAAGGCCCTTCTCGATTCGAAGGGCACAATTGGCACAGGTCATACCAAAAAGGTCTAAAGTTCGTTCGGTGGTATTATTTGACGTTTCCAAGGGTATATCCATCCTCACTCAAACGTACCCGAAGACTATTGAGCTCCGCGTCCGTTAGAGTTTCTTTCACAGTTACGATATTTTCTTCTATGTTAGCAGTTGCTTCTTTACCGATTTCAAGAAAAACCTTTTCTACAGTTTTTTTGCAATGCCCGCAAGTCATTCCTTCTACTTCGTAATTAACCATGATGATGCTCCTTCTTTTGTTCTTTTGATTCTGTTAGCGGAAGTTTGTATTTTGCATCCGCACCTTTTTGGAAATTCCATTCTGGATAAAGGATAAGTTCTCCATTATCCACCGAACTTCCCTTGGGAATTTCACAATAAAAATGATCTGGATGAGAAGAACATTTCAAAGGGAATTCCTTACCATTAGATACCACCTTACCCTGCAACTTCGAATTTTTGGAAGTAGGATTTTCAAAATGGATATCGAGTAAATACACTTTAAATCCTAAGTTTTGATAAGGAAGCACCTCGGTATGAAAAGCTCCAGGCATCCGGATCACACCACCGTGAGGTCCTGGTTTGTGTTCTCCGTGGGCGGCCATCTGCTGCGAACTCAAAAACATTGCAAAAATTGCAAGTTTTAGTAAATTTTTGATTGGTTTCATGATAACTCCTTTGTTAACATAAATCCAGTCTAAACCTTCCAATCGTTGGAAGGTCAATAGCCGATTTGATTTTTTTATCTCTTTTTTAATTTTTTTTTCAGAGGATTCAAATGAATATTGGAGAACTTTCTAAAGAATCAGGAGTCACCACAAAACTCATTCGCCATTACGAAGGGATTGGTTTGATTCCCGAAGCCGGTAGAACGGAGAACGGATACAGATCTTATAGTTCCGATGACATTCATTATTTGCGATTTATCAAAAGATCCAGAGAACTTGGTTTCCCACTAGAAGATATAAAAAGTTTACTTGGGCTTTGGAAAAACAAATCAAGAAGTAGCAAACAAGTAAAATTACTTGCAGAAAAACATTTAAATGAGTTGGATTTAAAACTAAAACAACTCAAAGATATGTCGGATACTTTGAAAAACCTCATCAAACATTGTCATGGTGACCATAGACCCGACTGTCCAATTTTAAAAAGATTAGAACAAAGCTAAGGGATAAAAACTAGCGTTTCTTTTTTAGAATATCAGCAATCAAACGAGTAGCCGTTTCGTTCAGGTGTATATCTTCTTTTTGTAATAGATCAGATCTATATCGCATATATTCTCTCAAATCAATTAAGGGAATATCTTTCTCTCGAGAAACTGCTTTTAAATCAGTTATAAAATCAGAATCAGAATCAATCCAATTGGGATTCATAACAAAACCTATCTCTTTGTAAATTTGAAATCTGATTGGATCATATTCCACTTCCAAAGGAATATAAACCATCACCAATTCCTTTTTATCTGCCAAAACCTTATCATTTAACTGTCGTAAGACCCTAAGCCACCGATTAAAATTGGTTTTAGCATAGGTTTTGGTATCCAAAGATCCGCGCAAATAGTCGGGACTTAAGGTGTATAAACTTTTTAAAGTAACGAACTCTTCCTTCTCTAGATTTGATCTTTGCGGTTTTTGAATTCCTAATTTTGATATTCTTTCTAGTTCCAGCTCCATACGTTTCTGAATAGTTTGGAAATATCTTGTTTTCAAAAAAAGGCGAGTTTGTTCAGGAAATAAAAACGACAAAACCCGGAGGTACCAAGTTTGTTTTTTTGCAAAATGTAAAAAGTCAGGAGTATCCCCTGTTTCATAAATATCGTTTCCATATACAAACAAATAAACTCGATCAAAGTCAGTCTTAAACTTTATTGTCTCATATAAGGAAAATTCATTTTCCAATGTAAACCCAGGAATACCAACATTGGTCCAATGGCAGTCTGTCTCTCGATTCAAAACTTCGGAAAAAGTGTCCTTCCAAAAAATCCCGGAGCCGAAGGTCTGCGAATCACCTAACAACAGATAATTGCAACTAGACTTAGATTTCGAACTTCCGATTCGGATACCAAATTCTCCAATCCTTCCGATTTCCTTTTCCCCCGAACGAAAAAAAGGAATTTCTTGATTTATTGGAAAATGGTAGTGCCCGTATTTAGAATCAAAACACAAACTTAAAAAATCAACAAAGCGGAAAAAGAGCAAAAGTCCGAGCAAAGAACCAATAACCAAGAAACTAAAGCGCAATTTGGAAGAAAGAAAGTGGGAAGAATCATTTACTTTTTTCATTGCCGAACGTAGGAATTCCGAAACCTTGTACCTGTTTTTGATTCGATATGATACAATCCAAAAAAGCAATTGGTTTCTTCGGTAGTTTGGCATTTTTGGCATTTGGATATTTTTATTTTTCTGCCAAAGGAGTCCTACCGTTTGCCGATTTTGCACTTTTGGAATGGCAAACGAAATTAGTAGAGCAAGGTATTTTTTATTTACCCTACACCCACCAAACACAAGATCCAGATTTTTCTTTTTTTCCGCTACCTGATCTTTTTTTCCAACTAACAAATGGTACAGCACAGTCTACATTCCCTAACTTCTACCCACTTCTAATCTCACCTATTTTCAGAGTCGGTGAATTGTCTGGCGTCGTCATATCACAAATAATTTTATTTTTCGGTGCAATCTGCATATTTCATCAAATCAGAAAAGATGCCAAATCCACATTACTATTGTTATTTGGATCAACCCTACCAATTTATGTTTTCTTAATCCATGAAACTGTTTTGATTTTTTCCTTAGAAATATTAGTTTTGTTTTTGTTTCATAAAGAACGACCGACCATTGCTGGGTTGATTTCCGCTGTCATCATTTGGATTCGACCAGAGATGGGTTTGGCGATGGTATTCATTCCCTTTTGTTTTACGATGTCATTACGATTGATCCGCTTCGAAATTTCTGTCCTCTTCGGCTTGGTTCTTTTAAGTTTGGGAAATTTTTTTATTACAGATTCTCTTCTTCCATTACGTATGGCAAAAAATTCTGATTTTCAATTTCGACCAGAAAACGCATATTACCTCATAAAAATTTGGACAGAACAAGTTCCCGTTTTTTTAGTTTCTATTTTCTTTTTATTACGTTCTTTTTTTAATAAAAAAACTTCTATCTCTCTTCTTTTCCTTTTCCTAATAACAATGATAATGATTTTACTCGCTCCCAATACGGGTGGTCACAATACACCTCGTTATTTATATGGACTTGTTCCACTCTACATATTGATTTTGAGTAAGGGGGAAGAGCCAAAAACCCTTGTCTCTTATCAATGGATCTTTCTCATAACCTTGGTTTCTTTATATACGGTTTGGAATCTCAACACTCAGATCAAGGAACTAAAAAAAATATCAAAATTTCAATCGAATACCTTAAGCGAAATACGTAAGTTAGGTGATTCTGTTCTATTATTCAATAATTCGGATTTTTCTTTCGTTGTCTTACCATTACTACATGAAAACAAAGATTTGCTACTTTTAAGAAAAGACTACAATCCCCAACTTCTGACTGAGTTACTGCTAAAAGAGAATATAAAATCATTTACATTTTTAGAACTTCCTCCTTCTCCCTATTCACTACCTGACAATCTCATACTTTCTAATTGTCCACACAATTGTAGTTTTAGAAAAACAAAAACCCTTCCCTTGCCCAATGCACTACTCCCCATCACCCAAACGCAATACCTCAGAAAATAAGGAAGAAGAAAGATATTTACCAATTTGTTTTCTCCTTGGATTTTCAATAGCTTCTGTTTGAATTCGTAATATGAACCCAAAACAATGTCCAAGTTGTGGTAGCACAAATTTATACCAAGAATCGGCAACTATCTATCGTTGTGGAGATTGTTTTGATAAATTACCTACAGGGGGAATGGTAGACGCCCCTCCTACCAAAGTTTATGGAACATCCAAACAAAACTCACAGGCTGGTACTTTTGGAAATTGGAAAAATCTCATAACCGGAATCATGGTCGCATGGCTGGTATTAGGTTCTTCTGCCATTACTTATTATCAAAAACTAAAATCTGGTTTAAGTTTTACTCAAGAAGAGGAAACAATATCCATTCCACTGGATCCCAATTTAGAATCAGAGGAAATCACTCCCGAAGGAGAATTTCAATACACGACGGCCTTACCAGATACAATCGGCAATGTATACATTGTAGGAAAATTTACCAATAAAAGCGGCCATCAATTGCTAATGCCAAAATTC belongs to Leptospira wolbachii serovar Codice str. CDC and includes:
- the purT gene encoding formate-dependent phosphoribosylglycinamide formyltransferase, which produces MIGTAFTPTATKLLLLGSGELGKEVAIEANRLGVHVIAVDRYPNAPAMLVAQESRVINMLDPKELEATIRELKPDFVVPEIEAIHTETLVRLEAEGFRIIPSAKAVNLTMNREGIRNFASKDLGLKTSKYMFADTEEGFQKAVREIGFPCVVKPIMSSSGKGQSLVRTESDILKAWEYGQTGGRTGKGKMIIEEFVPFDFEITLLTIRHIGGTSFLPPIGHRQVNGDYVESWMPQPMTDKALLAAQKIAETVTTGLGGMGIFGVELFVKGDEVYFSEVSPRPHDTGLVTLISQNISEFSLHARALLGLPIPELIFNTPAASSAILLEGKTKAPVYTGLADALKLRGVDIRIFGKPEIDGKRRMGVSLALGKTIEEAKEKANRARDFIQLKG
- a CDS encoding ankyrin repeat domain-containing protein, with the translated sequence MIQNIIDFVGKTKFNLRLRTLCSAITREDKESFDLLLSDPDLKEVLVSESPLLLGLAVTEVSDIYYLKKLLSLGLDPNQPDNMGLYPIHKATESGNGEAVEVLLNSAADPNVADPSGVTALHIANSFDGLGEISDLLIRMGANIYQRDKLGKRYLM
- a CDS encoding helix-turn-helix domain-containing protein, encoding MDISFLKPPSYLESSVKEFWVWKGVNVRELPWILPSYECEMVFHLENPPLVETEDRQLIRLPKFHLVGPQTRRWRILSESEISLFAIRFYVGGMYSLFSQRGDELQNRFPEIDNKHILDEISKLKEKSMLTVNSSSNLFSEDGISEFLTNSLKQYPGKPGEIPAYIRFALLELTRPATSIESLCKKLGISRKQLDRKFKEIVGMAPSEYRTVHRLLEMVRNPEHYRKNNPDLRFTDLAQEFNYSDQSHFNHDFKRISGSIPNEWFAEYEKMSHFYNHDSSDIDRIGT
- a CDS encoding heavy metal translocating P-type ATPase, whose translation is METSNNTTERTLDLFGMTCANCALRIEKGLSKMEGVTDVRVNFARESVFLRSVDSVTVASLLEKVESLGYSAIVHDANKQSETEKKQKDQIRNLKVRFLLSAFFSLPLFYAMVTHFSFLSFMPMPHFLMDRFVQMAIAFPVQFIIGFPFYQSAYRALRNGSANMDVLVVIGTSAAYGYSVFGKDLYFETSAVLITFILGGKWIEHYAKGKSSDGINALLKLRPETATVQSNGVWTEVPNEYLKLGDLVLVKAGERFPMDGIVSEGESFADESMLTGESMPVEKKAGDPILGGTVNGSGSLVVKANKVGNDTTLSHIIRSEEESLGTKAPIQRIADQISAYFVPVVVGISIIDFLVWYFVITPGVVSSAIETSIAILVIACPCALGLATPISLLVGTGRAAKRGVLFRSAEALESVSKINWIAFDKTGTLTEGKPKVTEITHTGLDSTNLDIVLRDIVRMEETSDHPLAKAIVGYGKENNLYQISSEMVSTKTFAGGGIQSEQNGLFFIAGKQTFVEENGFLISESIKESIRPWTEDGSSLVFVGIRGTIDGLVVFRIEDGLRKEAKTAILELKSIGVEPVLLTGDNQTSAEKIARLVGISAVYSGLLPDDKAKIIATLKTDKVHSAMVGDGINDAPALASADVGIAMGTGSDVAINTADVVLVNGDIQRIVDLIHIGKDTVINIRQNFGWALGYNLLGIPIAASGLLAPWVSGAAMAFSSLSVVFNALRMSRWK
- a CDS encoding heavy-metal-associated domain-containing protein, whose product is MVNYEVEGMTCGHCKKTVEKVFLEIGKEATANIEENIVTVKETLTDAELNSLRVRLSEDGYTLGNVK
- the cueR gene encoding Cu(I)-responsive transcriptional regulator — translated: MNIGELSKESGVTTKLIRHYEGIGLIPEAGRTENGYRSYSSDDIHYLRFIKRSRELGFPLEDIKSLLGLWKNKSRSSKQVKLLAEKHLNELDLKLKQLKDMSDTLKNLIKHCHGDHRPDCPILKRLEQS
- a CDS encoding lipase, with protein sequence MKKVNDSSHFLSSKLRFSFLVIGSLLGLLLFFRFVDFLSLCFDSKYGHYHFPINQEIPFFRSGEKEIGRIGEFGIRIGSSKSKSSCNYLLLGDSQTFGSGIFWKDTFSEVLNRETDCHWTNVGIPGFTLENEFSLYETIKFKTDFDRVYLFVYGNDIYETGDTPDFLHFAKKQTWYLRVLSFLFPEQTRLFLKTRYFQTIQKRMELELERISKLGIQKPQRSNLEKEEFVTLKSLYTLSPDYLRGSLDTKTYAKTNFNRWLRVLRQLNDKVLADKKELVMVYIPLEVEYDPIRFQIYKEIGFVMNPNWIDSDSDFITDLKAVSREKDIPLIDLREYMRYRSDLLQKEDIHLNETATRLIADILKKKR
- a CDS encoding LA_3751/LA_3752 family putative glycosyltransferase, whose product is MIQSKKAIGFFGSLAFLAFGYFYFSAKGVLPFADFALLEWQTKLVEQGIFYLPYTHQTQDPDFSFFPLPDLFFQLTNGTAQSTFPNFYPLLISPIFRVGELSGVVISQIILFFGAICIFHQIRKDAKSTLLLLFGSTLPIYVFLIHETVLIFSLEILVLFLFHKERPTIAGLISAVIIWIRPEMGLAMVFIPFCFTMSLRLIRFEISVLFGLVLLSLGNFFITDSLLPLRMAKNSDFQFRPENAYYLIKIWTEQVPVFLVSIFFLLRSFFNKKTSISLLFLFLITMIMILLAPNTGGHNTPRYLYGLVPLYILILSKGEEPKTLVSYQWIFLITLVSLYTVWNLNTQIKELKKISKFQSNTLSEIRKLGDSVLLFNNSDFSFVVLPLLHENKDLLLLRKDYNPQLLTELLLKENIKSFTFLELPPSPYSLPDNLILSNCPHNCSFRKTKTLPLPNALLPITQTQYLRK